Proteins from a genomic interval of Salmo salar chromosome ssa14, Ssal_v3.1, whole genome shotgun sequence:
- the LOC106568722 gene encoding cAMP-specific 3',5'-cyclic phosphodiesterase 4B isoform X3, which produces MGLCCSETNKKTFGMLTSWKQFKRMLNRELTHLSEMSRSGNQVSEFISNTFLDKQNELELPCPMAKTRERKKRTHHQTQQGGQTQGQGTMTHISGVRKVSQTPGLQGCSVSRFGVKTDQEDLLSKDLEDINKWGLNIFRVAEHSHNRPLTCTMYTIFQERDLMKTFKIPADTFVTFMLTLEAHYHSDVEYHNSLHAADVAQSTHILLATPALDAVFTDLEILAAIFAAAIHDVDHPGVTNQFLINTNSELALMYNDESVLENHHLAVGFKLLQEDNCDIFQNLTKKQRQSLRRMVIDMVLATDMSKHMSLLADLKTMVETKKVTSSGVLLLDNYTDKIQVMRNMVHCADLSNPTKSLDLYRQWTDRIMNEFSHQGDRERERGIEISPMCDKHTASVEKSQVSFIDYIVHPLWETWADLVHPDAQDILDTLEDNRNWYQSMIPQSPSPPFCTGDGEGEGEGGEGGHKFQFELTLDDGQDEDGQDEDGQIGREEGERGTEGGRSPMDQGGVEMEIRGASPT; this is translated from the exons ATGGGACTATGCTGCTCTGAGACGAACAAGAAAACGTTTGGGATGCTTACAAGTTGGAAACAG TTCAAGAGGATGTTGAACCGGGAGCTGACCCACCTGTCAGAGATGAGTCGCTCCGGCAACCAGGTGTCAGAGTTCATCTCCAACACTTTCCTTG acaaGCAGAATGAGTTGGAGTTGCCGTGCCCTATGGCCAAGACcagggagaggaagaagagaaccCACCACCAGACCCAGCAGGGGGGTCAGACTCAGGGTCAAGGGACGATGACCCATATCAGTGGTGTCAGGAAGGTCAGCCAAACCCCCGGGCTCCAAGGCTGCAGCGTCAGCCGCTTCGGGGTCAAAACAGACCAGGAGGACCTGCTGTCTAAG gacCTTGAGGACATCAACAAGTGGGGTCTGAACATCTTCAGGGTGGCCGAGCACTCCCACAACCGCCCGCTCACATGCACCATGTACACCATCTTCCAG GAGCGAGACTTGATGAAGACGTTCAAGATCCCTGCGGACACATTCGTGACCTTCATGTTGACCCTGGAAGCGCACTACCACTCAGACGTAGAATACCACAACAGCCTCCACGCTGCAGACGTGGCCCAGTCCACACACATCCTGCTCGCCACACCCGCTCTGGAC GCCGTCTTCACAGATCTGGAGATCTTGGCGGCCATCTTTGCGGCAGCCATCCATGACGTGGACCATCCTGGGGTCACCAACCAGTTCCTCATTAACACTA acTCAGAGCTGGCCCTGATGTACAACGACGAGTCTGTCCTGGAGAACCACCACCTGGCCGTGGGCTTCAAGCTGCTGCAGGAGGACAATTGTGACATCTTTCAGAACCTGACCAAAAAACAACGCCAGTCCCTCAGGAGAATGGTCATAGACATG gtACTGGCCACCGACATGTCCAAACACATGAGCCTACTGGCTGACCTGAAGACCATGGTGGAGACCAAGAAGGTGACCAGCTCTGGAGTGCTGCTGCTGGACAACTACACAGACAAAATACAG GTGATGCGTAACATGGTTCATTGCGCAGACCTGAGCAATCCGACCAAGTCCCTGGACCTGTACCGCCAGTGGACCGACCGCATCATGAACGAGTTCTCCCACCAGGGAGaccgggagagggagagaggcatcgAGATCAGCCCCATGTGTGATAAGCATACGGCTTCAGTGGAGAAGAGCCAG gtgaGCTTCATAGACTACATCGTCCACCCTCTGTGGGAGACGTGGGCTGACCTGGTGCACCCTGACGCCCAGGATATCCTGGATACCCTGGAAGACAACAGGAACTGGTACCAGAGCATGATCCCCCAGAGCCCCTCTCCCCCCTTCTGCACCGGAgacggagagggggagggggagggcggAGAAGGAGGTCACAAGTTCCAGTTTGAGCTGACGCTAGATGACGGACAGGATGAGGATGGACAGGATGAGGATGGACagataggaagggaggagggcGAGAGGGGGACAGAAGGGGGACGGTCGCCAATGGACCAGGGTGGAGTAGAGATGGAGATACGTGGGGCTTCCCCCACATAA
- the LOC106568722 gene encoding cAMP-specific 3',5'-cyclic phosphodiesterase 4B isoform X5 yields MFLLIISNILFKRMLNRELTHLSEMSRSGNQVSEFISNTFLDKQNELELPCPMAKTRERKKRTHHQTQQGGQTQGQGTMTHISGVRKVSQTPGLQGCSVSRFGVKTDQEDLLSKDLEDINKWGLNIFRVAEHSHNRPLTCTMYTIFQERDLMKTFKIPADTFVTFMLTLEAHYHSDVEYHNSLHAADVAQSTHILLATPALDAVFTDLEILAAIFAAAIHDVDHPGVTNQFLINTNSELALMYNDESVLENHHLAVGFKLLQEDNCDIFQNLTKKQRQSLRRMVIDMVLATDMSKHMSLLADLKTMVETKKVTSSGVLLLDNYTDKIQVMRNMVHCADLSNPTKSLDLYRQWTDRIMNEFSHQGDRERERGIEISPMCDKHTASVEKSQVSFIDYIVHPLWETWADLVHPDAQDILDTLEDNRNWYQSMIPQSPSPPFCTGDGEGEGEGGEGGHKFQFELTLDDGQDEDGQDEDGQIGREEGERGTEGGRSPMDQGGVEMEIRGASPT; encoded by the exons atgtttctgctgataatttccaacattttg TTCAAGAGGATGTTGAACCGGGAGCTGACCCACCTGTCAGAGATGAGTCGCTCCGGCAACCAGGTGTCAGAGTTCATCTCCAACACTTTCCTTG acaaGCAGAATGAGTTGGAGTTGCCGTGCCCTATGGCCAAGACcagggagaggaagaagagaaccCACCACCAGACCCAGCAGGGGGGTCAGACTCAGGGTCAAGGGACGATGACCCATATCAGTGGTGTCAGGAAGGTCAGCCAAACCCCCGGGCTCCAAGGCTGCAGCGTCAGCCGCTTCGGGGTCAAAACAGACCAGGAGGACCTGCTGTCTAAG gacCTTGAGGACATCAACAAGTGGGGTCTGAACATCTTCAGGGTGGCCGAGCACTCCCACAACCGCCCGCTCACATGCACCATGTACACCATCTTCCAG GAGCGAGACTTGATGAAGACGTTCAAGATCCCTGCGGACACATTCGTGACCTTCATGTTGACCCTGGAAGCGCACTACCACTCAGACGTAGAATACCACAACAGCCTCCACGCTGCAGACGTGGCCCAGTCCACACACATCCTGCTCGCCACACCCGCTCTGGAC GCCGTCTTCACAGATCTGGAGATCTTGGCGGCCATCTTTGCGGCAGCCATCCATGACGTGGACCATCCTGGGGTCACCAACCAGTTCCTCATTAACACTA acTCAGAGCTGGCCCTGATGTACAACGACGAGTCTGTCCTGGAGAACCACCACCTGGCCGTGGGCTTCAAGCTGCTGCAGGAGGACAATTGTGACATCTTTCAGAACCTGACCAAAAAACAACGCCAGTCCCTCAGGAGAATGGTCATAGACATG gtACTGGCCACCGACATGTCCAAACACATGAGCCTACTGGCTGACCTGAAGACCATGGTGGAGACCAAGAAGGTGACCAGCTCTGGAGTGCTGCTGCTGGACAACTACACAGACAAAATACAG GTGATGCGTAACATGGTTCATTGCGCAGACCTGAGCAATCCGACCAAGTCCCTGGACCTGTACCGCCAGTGGACCGACCGCATCATGAACGAGTTCTCCCACCAGGGAGaccgggagagggagagaggcatcgAGATCAGCCCCATGTGTGATAAGCATACGGCTTCAGTGGAGAAGAGCCAG gtgaGCTTCATAGACTACATCGTCCACCCTCTGTGGGAGACGTGGGCTGACCTGGTGCACCCTGACGCCCAGGATATCCTGGATACCCTGGAAGACAACAGGAACTGGTACCAGAGCATGATCCCCCAGAGCCCCTCTCCCCCCTTCTGCACCGGAgacggagagggggagggggagggcggAGAAGGAGGTCACAAGTTCCAGTTTGAGCTGACGCTAGATGACGGACAGGATGAGGATGGACAGGATGAGGATGGACagataggaagggaggagggcGAGAGGGGGACAGAAGGGGGACGGTCGCCAATGGACCAGGGTGGAGTAGAGATGGAGATACGTGGGGCTTCCCCCACATAA
- the LOC106568722 gene encoding cAMP-specific 3',5'-cyclic phosphodiesterase 4B isoform X4 has translation MPEANTMLCVSWGYIKFKRMLNRELTHLSEMSRSGNQVSEFISNTFLDKQNELELPCPMAKTRERKKRTHHQTQQGGQTQGQGTMTHISGVRKVSQTPGLQGCSVSRFGVKTDQEDLLSKDLEDINKWGLNIFRVAEHSHNRPLTCTMYTIFQERDLMKTFKIPADTFVTFMLTLEAHYHSDVEYHNSLHAADVAQSTHILLATPALDAVFTDLEILAAIFAAAIHDVDHPGVTNQFLINTNSELALMYNDESVLENHHLAVGFKLLQEDNCDIFQNLTKKQRQSLRRMVIDMVLATDMSKHMSLLADLKTMVETKKVTSSGVLLLDNYTDKIQVMRNMVHCADLSNPTKSLDLYRQWTDRIMNEFSHQGDRERERGIEISPMCDKHTASVEKSQVSFIDYIVHPLWETWADLVHPDAQDILDTLEDNRNWYQSMIPQSPSPPFCTGDGEGEGEGGEGGHKFQFELTLDDGQDEDGQDEDGQIGREEGERGTEGGRSPMDQGGVEMEIRGASPT, from the exons ATGCCTGAAGCTAACACCATGCTCTGTGTCTCCTGGGGGTACATCAAG TTCAAGAGGATGTTGAACCGGGAGCTGACCCACCTGTCAGAGATGAGTCGCTCCGGCAACCAGGTGTCAGAGTTCATCTCCAACACTTTCCTTG acaaGCAGAATGAGTTGGAGTTGCCGTGCCCTATGGCCAAGACcagggagaggaagaagagaaccCACCACCAGACCCAGCAGGGGGGTCAGACTCAGGGTCAAGGGACGATGACCCATATCAGTGGTGTCAGGAAGGTCAGCCAAACCCCCGGGCTCCAAGGCTGCAGCGTCAGCCGCTTCGGGGTCAAAACAGACCAGGAGGACCTGCTGTCTAAG gacCTTGAGGACATCAACAAGTGGGGTCTGAACATCTTCAGGGTGGCCGAGCACTCCCACAACCGCCCGCTCACATGCACCATGTACACCATCTTCCAG GAGCGAGACTTGATGAAGACGTTCAAGATCCCTGCGGACACATTCGTGACCTTCATGTTGACCCTGGAAGCGCACTACCACTCAGACGTAGAATACCACAACAGCCTCCACGCTGCAGACGTGGCCCAGTCCACACACATCCTGCTCGCCACACCCGCTCTGGAC GCCGTCTTCACAGATCTGGAGATCTTGGCGGCCATCTTTGCGGCAGCCATCCATGACGTGGACCATCCTGGGGTCACCAACCAGTTCCTCATTAACACTA acTCAGAGCTGGCCCTGATGTACAACGACGAGTCTGTCCTGGAGAACCACCACCTGGCCGTGGGCTTCAAGCTGCTGCAGGAGGACAATTGTGACATCTTTCAGAACCTGACCAAAAAACAACGCCAGTCCCTCAGGAGAATGGTCATAGACATG gtACTGGCCACCGACATGTCCAAACACATGAGCCTACTGGCTGACCTGAAGACCATGGTGGAGACCAAGAAGGTGACCAGCTCTGGAGTGCTGCTGCTGGACAACTACACAGACAAAATACAG GTGATGCGTAACATGGTTCATTGCGCAGACCTGAGCAATCCGACCAAGTCCCTGGACCTGTACCGCCAGTGGACCGACCGCATCATGAACGAGTTCTCCCACCAGGGAGaccgggagagggagagaggcatcgAGATCAGCCCCATGTGTGATAAGCATACGGCTTCAGTGGAGAAGAGCCAG gtgaGCTTCATAGACTACATCGTCCACCCTCTGTGGGAGACGTGGGCTGACCTGGTGCACCCTGACGCCCAGGATATCCTGGATACCCTGGAAGACAACAGGAACTGGTACCAGAGCATGATCCCCCAGAGCCCCTCTCCCCCCTTCTGCACCGGAgacggagagggggagggggagggcggAGAAGGAGGTCACAAGTTCCAGTTTGAGCTGACGCTAGATGACGGACAGGATGAGGATGGACAGGATGAGGATGGACagataggaagggaggagggcGAGAGGGGGACAGAAGGGGGACGGTCGCCAATGGACCAGGGTGGAGTAGAGATGGAGATACGTGGGGCTTCCCCCACATAA